In Bacillus rossius redtenbacheri isolate Brsri unplaced genomic scaffold, Brsri_v3 Brsri_v3_scf22, whole genome shotgun sequence, a genomic segment contains:
- the LOC134543815 gene encoding histone H2A-like, which produces TKTKTRSSRAGLQFPVGRIHRLLRKGNYAERVGAGAPVYLAAVMEYLAAEVLELAGNAARDNKKTRIIPRHLQLAIRNDEELNKLLSGVTIAQGGVLPNIQAVLLPKKTEKKA; this is translated from the coding sequence accaaaaccaagactcgctccagcagggcaggacttcagttcccagtggggcgcatccacaggctgctgcgcaaaggcaactacgcagagcgtgtcggggcaggcgccccggtctacttggccgcggtgatggagtacctggccgccgaggtgctggagctggcgggcaatgctgcgcgcgacaacaagaagaccaggatcatcccgcgtcaccttcagctggccattcgcaacgacgaggagctcaataagctcctgtcaggcgtgaccattgcccagggtggcgttctgcccaacattcaggcagtgctgctgcccaagaaaaccgagaagaaagcctaa